In Paenibacillus sonchi, a single genomic region encodes these proteins:
- a CDS encoding maltose ABC transporter substrate-binding protein produces the protein MLTLPHDQISQAVKAGLLLPNDVFEEETKASMVETAVQASSYDGVLYGYPKSVETYALFYNKDLVPEAPKTWDDIIAFANTYNKPKENKFAVMWEFVGYYTYPFIGSFGGYIFGDGNSNPQDIGLNNEGTIKGFTFLQSLKKILPLNAGDITFDVKTQLFQEGKLAMNIDGPWSTGSFKDHVNFGVVPLPKGPDGEEMISFSGVKSYYVNSYTAYPVAARLFAHFASSKDNQLKNYKMTGAIPASIEAGESQEIKNDPITLGFFEQFQHSVPMPAISEINAVWEPLKAAFVSLWNDPGLDVKQTMDQTVKTIQSDLESK, from the coding sequence GTGCTGACCCTTCCGCATGACCAGATCAGCCAGGCCGTCAAAGCCGGTCTGCTGTTGCCCAATGATGTGTTTGAGGAGGAAACGAAAGCAAGCATGGTGGAGACAGCGGTGCAGGCATCATCCTATGATGGGGTTCTGTACGGTTATCCCAAGTCGGTAGAGACTTATGCGCTGTTTTATAATAAGGATCTGGTTCCTGAGGCCCCCAAGACCTGGGATGATATTATAGCTTTTGCCAATACGTACAACAAACCGAAAGAAAACAAATTTGCAGTCATGTGGGAATTTGTCGGGTATTATACGTATCCGTTTATCGGCAGCTTCGGCGGCTATATTTTCGGCGACGGCAATAGCAATCCGCAGGATATCGGTTTGAATAATGAAGGAACAATCAAAGGGTTCACCTTTCTCCAGAGCCTGAAAAAAATCCTGCCGCTGAATGCGGGAGATATCACCTTTGACGTAAAAACCCAGCTGTTCCAGGAAGGGAAACTTGCCATGAACATTGACGGTCCGTGGTCCACAGGGTCGTTCAAGGATCATGTCAACTTCGGTGTGGTACCGCTTCCAAAAGGACCGGACGGAGAGGAAATGATATCTTTTTCTGGCGTCAAATCCTATTATGTTAACTCTTATACCGCTTATCCCGTTGCTGCCCGGTTATTCGCACATTTTGCCAGCAGCAAGGACAATCAGCTTAAAAATTATAAAATGACCGGAGCGATCCCTGCAAGCATTGAAGCCGGAGAATCACAAGAAATCAAAAATGACCCCATTACCCTCGGGTTCTTTGAGCAGTTCCAACACTCTGTGCCAATGCCTGCCATATCAGAAATCAACGCCGTATGGGAACCCTTGAAGGCCGCATTTGTGTCCTTGTGGAATGATCCGGGTCTTGATGTCAAGCAGACTATGGATCAGACGGTTAAGACGATTCAGTCCGATCTGGAGTCGAAATAA
- a CDS encoding sugar ABC transporter permease, with translation MPKKTGAAVLSAVIPGLGQMYNRQWLKGLAFLVTGMAWFYFMTHGLTGHLRGLITLGELPSRMVKVGKMTRMVEGDHSIFMMINGLMALLALFLYCGFYLLNIRDAFMVGAARARQEQIRSFGQSLKYMGRRHFAYLVLAIPLTAIVFLTILPLVFSVLLAFTNYADPILPPANLVDWVGFGNFKKMLSLDVWSTTFGGILTWTLCWAVIATVTTYIGGVLVAVLIHQPRVRFKKLWRTLLIVPFAIPNMISLLVMRNMFNNQFGPVNKYLGMIGLNGLPWLTDPFWAKVTVILANMWIGIPVTMILAFGVLTTIPRDLYEAAEVDGAGSAHKFRMITLPMVLFATAPILIMQFAGNINSFNVIYLMTNGEPVNPHYQYAGDTDLLVTWLYKLALNQSQYSFASVIGIIIFLLVATFSIWSYRRTRSYKEEDMIT, from the coding sequence ATGCCAAAAAAAACAGGCGCAGCGGTGCTTTCGGCTGTAATCCCGGGCCTGGGCCAGATGTACAATAGGCAGTGGTTGAAAGGGCTGGCGTTCCTGGTGACAGGTATGGCCTGGTTCTATTTCATGACCCATGGTTTGACCGGCCATCTGCGCGGACTGATTACACTAGGCGAGCTGCCAAGCCGCATGGTCAAGGTGGGTAAGATGACCCGGATGGTAGAGGGCGACCACTCCATTTTTATGATGATTAACGGCCTGATGGCCCTGCTTGCGCTGTTCTTGTACTGCGGATTTTATCTGCTGAATATCAGAGATGCCTTCATGGTTGGAGCTGCGCGGGCGAGACAGGAGCAGATCCGGTCCTTTGGCCAATCGCTTAAGTATATGGGCCGCAGACATTTTGCCTATCTGGTGCTGGCCATCCCCTTAACCGCTATAGTTTTTCTGACGATCCTGCCGCTTGTATTCTCGGTCCTCCTGGCGTTTACAAACTATGCGGACCCGATTCTGCCCCCGGCTAATCTGGTGGACTGGGTCGGCTTCGGCAACTTTAAGAAGATGCTGAGTCTGGATGTATGGAGCACCACTTTTGGCGGTATTCTGACATGGACCTTGTGCTGGGCGGTGATTGCCACGGTAACGACTTACATCGGAGGGGTCCTTGTCGCTGTGCTCATTCACCAGCCGCGTGTCCGCTTCAAAAAGCTGTGGCGGACTCTGCTGATCGTGCCTTTCGCCATTCCCAATATGATCTCGCTGCTCGTGATGCGCAACATGTTCAACAACCAGTTCGGACCGGTCAATAAATATCTGGGGATGATTGGGCTGAACGGCCTGCCTTGGCTGACAGACCCGTTCTGGGCTAAAGTCACCGTTATACTGGCCAACATGTGGATCGGCATTCCGGTTACGATGATCCTTGCCTTCGGGGTGCTGACGACCATACCGCGGGACTTGTATGAGGCAGCCGAAGTAGATGGTGCCGGATCGGCGCATAAGTTCCGGATGATTACATTGCCCATGGTGCTCTTTGCAACCGCCCCCATTCTCATTATGCAATTCGCAGGCAATATCAACAGCTTTAACGTGATCTATCTTATGACTAACGGAGAGCCGGTCAATCCCCATTATCAGTATGCGGGCGATACCGATCTGCTCGTGACCTGGCTGTATAAATTGGCGCTGAACCAATCGCAGTACAGCTTCGCTTCCGTCATCGGAATTATCATCTTCCTGCTGGTCGCCACATTCTCCATCTGGAGCTACCGCCGGACACGATCCTATAAAGAGGAGGACATGATTACATGA